CGGCCTTGACTTCGCCGGTTTTGCTATTCCCAACCTCTTTCCTTCCATTTTTCTCCTAAATCCAGCAAAAAAATCCAGCCAAAAGTTTGATCATCTCCTTCAACAACTCTCTTCCCTCCTCTTCCTTCTCCTCCCTCACAAATGCCCCGATAACCGCCACACACGTCCCGGAACTCGACTTCATTCCCTTCCCCAACATCTCCAACACATACTCTTTAGCCTCCATAATCATCCCATCTGCAGCAAGCGACTTGATCAACACACTATAAGTGTAAGCATCGGGAAGAACCCCATATGCCAACATCTTCATAAACACATTGTGAGCTTCCTTGCATTGTCCAGCACCAGCGTAAGCTTCAATAACAGCAGTGTGGGCCACCACATCGGGCATTTTACCCGTTTCTTTGATCTCCCTGAACATTTCCAACGCTTCGTGGGTTAAACCATTCTTAGACATTTCGTCGAACACCTTGACTGCAATGCTAGTTAACCCATTAGTTCTCATTTTACGGAAGACTTCTTTTAAATTTTCGGGATCTTTGGGTTCAACATTGATGGGTTTGTCGGTAAAGGGGTTGGAAGAGGTTGGGAATAGCAAAATCGGCGAAGTCAAGTCCGGAAATTTTTGGTCAACGTCGGAAAACCCAAataggttgtctttcgcaagtATATTTTACTTTAAGGTCTTTTTTcgcaaaaatatttttaaaaggttgtttttcgcaaaaatcaggttttaaaaggttgtttttggcaaatttgccttatAATTACTAAAAT
This Spinacia oleracea cultivar Varoflay chromosome 6, BTI_SOV_V1, whole genome shotgun sequence DNA region includes the following protein-coding sequences:
- the LOC110781009 gene encoding pentatricopeptide repeat-containing protein At4g38150-like; amino-acid sequence: MTFFNFRPWNAVNEPIRDNLFGFSDVDQKFPDLTSPILLFPTSSNPFTDKPINVEPKDPENLKEVFRKMRTNGLTSIAVKVFDEMSKNGLTHEALEMFREIKETGKMPDVVAHTAVIEAYAGAGQCKEAHNVFMKMLAYGVLPDAYTYSVLIKSLAADGMIMEAKEYVLEMLGKGMKSSSGTCVAVIGAFVREEKEEEGRELLKEMIKLLAGFFCWI